A part of Heliangelus exortis chromosome 3, bHelExo1.hap1, whole genome shotgun sequence genomic DNA contains:
- the BEND6 gene encoding BEN domain-containing protein 6 produces MKKFTLFDFVNDNSLQIGETSWIQDLPSDDNEFERLLKPNEHVLVNWPVGERKTEKYLVKVVYMSDDPQELVEMMQKILQADEITKIQVLGKGKRKRIEMIFSESEDSDMDKEQGKIMRHVKRKKSLQASAPANILSQLETSLINQQRETYSGSNFLYSESSSDDEEPLFQLSKVELCAKIKSLKRKLTDTMRENCRLRQSLVMLQVLPQAVTHFEELVGMAEALLKGGVTSSTSSLHSHAVWKASNNPLADSYAAMHSNSSSPITLNVEDEEQQSEKQFKIEKWQIALCNKSKPQKFINDLMQALYTHEYMATHSLTGAKSSSSKDKAAKPAMNQNEVQEIIGITKQLFPNTDDALIRRMMGQKLNNCTKKPILSKDLNSGAFQKNSFCGSTAAPQGIISSAVPPSTQDQQNDDSPAANAQIQQSDSHLTPSPPTTQGQQECFKPTSCKVESHCTGSSPASSPNQGCEQDIKNTDKE; encoded by the exons atgaaaaaattcacaCTGTTTGATTTTGTTAATGATAATTCACTGCAAATTGGAGAAACTTCATGGATACAGGATCTTCCCAGTGATGACAATGAATTTGAAAGGCTTCTGAAACCAAATGAGCACGTGCTAGTGAACTGGCCTGtgggagaaagaaagacagaaaagtacCTGGTGAAAGTTGTGTATATGAGTG ATGACCCCCAAGAGCTGGTGGAAATGATGCAGAAGATATTACAAGCAgatgaaattacaaaaatacaaGTCCTTGGaaaaggcaagaggaaaaggaTAGAAATGATATTCTCAGAAAGTGAAGACAGTGACATGGATAAAGAACAG GGGAAGATAATGAGGcatgtaaaaagaaagaaatcattaCAGGCATCTGCTCCTGCCAACATCCTAAGTCAACTTGAAACATCTTTAATTAACCAACAG aGAGAAACATATTCAGGAAGTAACTTTCTGTACAGTGAAAGTAGCAGTGATGATGAAGAGCCTTTATTTCAACTATCCAAGGTAGAACTGTGTGCCAAAATAAAAAGTCTCAAGAGGAAGCTGACAGACACCATGAGAGAAAACTGCCGCCTCAGGCAGTCCCTGGTGATGCTTCAAG TGTTGCCACAGGCAGTGACTCATTTTGAGGAACTGGTAGGGATGGCTGAAGCACTGCTCAAAGGGGGAGTGACATCATCTACGTCCAGTCTGCATTCACATGCTGTTTGGAAAGCATCTAACAACCCACTAGCAGATTCATATGCAGCTATGCATAGTAATTCAAGCTCACCAATTACTCTGAATGTGGAAGATGAGGAGCAACAGTCTGAAAAACAG TTCAAGATTGAAAAGTGGCAGATTGCACTTTGTAACAAGAGCAAACCTCAGAAGTTTATAAATGATTTGATGCAAGCACTTTATACACATGAATACATGGCTACACACAGCCTGACAGGTGCAAAGTCCTCCTCTTCAAAGGATAAAGCAGCGAAACCAGCTATGAATCAGAATGAAGTTCAGGAAATCATAG GAATCACAAAACAGTTGTTTCCAAACACAGATGATGCCTTAATTAGGCGAATGATGGGACAAAAACTGAACAATTGCACCAAGAAGCCAATTTTAAGCAAAGATCTTAACTCAGGTGCTTTCCAGAAGAATAGTTTCTG TGGTTCAacagctgctcctcagggcATCATCTCTTCAGCTGTGCCTCCCAGCACACAAGACCAGCAGAATGATGATTCACCAGCTGCTAATGCACAAATTCAGCAAAGTGACAGCCATCTGACTCCTTCACCTCCCACCACACAAGGTCAGCAGGAGTGTTTCAAACCCACTTCTTGTAAGGTGGAGTCTCATTGCACCGGAAGCTCACCAGCATCCTCTCCCAACCAGGGTTGTGAACAGGATATCAAGAATACAGACAAGGAATAA